The genomic stretch TCTTAGTGGGAATGTGGAAGAGGGTGATTCGCGCCAAGGCCTGGATGACGCAGGCAAGAAAGAGGTCATGCGCATCATGAAGAGACGCGGCGTCGACTTTGATGAGGCCCGGAGGATTTTCATGCAGGACAGGTTCAAGAAGAACAACATTGGAGCCGACGGCGTACCCCGCGACCCCAAGTTTGTCAGCTTCTCGTAGAACCAGGAATTATGGTTTCAGTGGGGTCACATTTCACAAGACTATCACATATTATTTCCTTTGTCAGAGGTTGGGCAAATCATCACATTTCGTTTGTTGGATTCATTGGTATATTTCTGCTTGGATTGGCTTGGCAGATAAGCCTGCGAGTATGGGTTCAGATTTGGATGCCGGATGTTGTTTCTTTCCCGACTTTCCTACTTCTCATCTCTTTTGCTGACCTCCTGCATCTCTTCGAAGTGACCTTCAAGGTCTCCCTTATCAAACGCACAGTTTTATGAACACGCTATTTTCATCTGTGATTCGGAATCCCCAACCTGGCTCTTGCCAATAAGATGACGCAATGACGAATTCGCCGCGCAGATAGGAAACATGTCTGACCAGCTCCAGCAAGCGCTCGAGGTACCCTCAGAAATGTCTTAGGTATATGAGACGGATTTGTGTGATGCAGAACGTGACTGCAAGATATCTTGGATTCAATTCCAGTCTACTTTACCTTGGTGCTGGTGGGTAGCCAGGAGGAGGTCCATAGCCAGGTGGGCCCCCAAAGCCGGGTCCAGGCGGGGGAGGGTAGAAGTTGTTGTGGGCACCATTTGGTGGGCGAGCGGGCAAGCCAGCTGGAGCCTGTGGAAGTGATGCATGCATGGGAGCTGCGGGGGGCGGCCGTCCATAACCTGGAGCTCCGTTTGGATTGAAGCTGGGAGGTGCACCGGGAGGTGGACCAGGAAGTCCATAGCCTCCTCCAGGTCCGCTCGGTGCCCCAGGTACACCTCGGCCATCTCCGCCCATTGCTGGACCACTTGGAGCCACGCCGGGCGGGAGTTGGAAGAGATGCGCTGGTAGAGGCTGAACAGCAGGAGCAACTCCATGCGCCTTGGCCTGTTTCGCGAGCAATCGCTCAGCTTCGTCTCCATGTCGCTCGCCCTTTCCGTCCTTCTTGTACGCATATTGTACTGTGATTTGCTTGCTCATGATATATTGGTTGTGCATGTTGGCAATGGCCGCATCTGAGGATTCGAAATCGCCGTACGAGATAAAACCGTATCCTTTGGACTCGGATGTGACTTCGTCGCGCGCAATCTTGGGTGCGTTCACAAGAGGTCCAAACTGCCCGAAGGTATCGTAGAGTGTCCTCTCGTCAACGCCGTGATCGAGGTTACCAATGAATAGCTCCGCACCAATTTCAACATTCTTTTGCTTATCGGCGGATGCCTTGTTGACGCGTATCCGACTTCCATATAGAGCTACGTTGTTCATGATCTTTGGTGCATAGTCGGCTTCCTCTTCGGTGTGGAATTCAACAAAACCGAAGCCTTGGTGCTGGCCGTTGACGCGATCAACAGGCATGTTGACGTTTCGTACTCGGCCGGTGTTGAGCATTAGCTCGTGAAGGATGCGAGGTGTGACGCGCTCATGGAGGTTTCCGACGTAGACGGTGGCTTCCTTGTTTTGCTCCCTGCGAATCTGTCAGCCGCGACCTGACAATGAAGATGTTTTGTGTAACTTACCAGTGACGGGCGCTAGGAGCCGACATGGCGAAGATCTTGTGTCCGAAACAGTTGAAAGTCGATTATCTGGGTCGCAACACGTGGCTCAATTGTTTCCTGGGTCGAAAATAGAATCTCTATAGTGGTGAGTTTGGTGGATGTAACAAGACTGGGGGAAGCACATCTCGAAGATCTTTGGAGCTCGTCACGCTAATGAGAATCGGGTTAATACCGCCCAAACCTCCGGCCCGTGCTCTGGATCCCAAGATTTTGACCTTTGCGCATCATCGCAAATCGACTCCACCAAGCCCGCAATCGACCATCTCGTCAAACCTCCCAACCTCGCCCAATAAAGTCCCGGTCACATAAGAAAAATGTATCAATTATCCGAAGAGTCCAAAGTATGTTCGCATGGATAAAAGCAAGCATAGCGAACAGACATTGACTGTCCACCAGGAGCGCATCGCACGCATCATCGATGTTTCCCGTGTCGCTATCCACTACGGCTACCTCCCTCTAATTCTATACCTTGGTTACTCCCGAAGCGAGCCCAAGCCTTCTCTCATCCGGTGAGTTGGTGGCATTTCCTCCCATTCACACATGACGGGTCGCAAAAAAGAGCACGGTACACAAAAACAAGGTCAAGAGAACGAAGCAGCCTTTTGCCTAGATGTGCTGCAGAAATGCTCGTAGCTTATACCGCTGATCTGTGCCTTGATGGATCCACGGAATATTGGCTGCTGGACACTGTCATTTTCGTAATACCACCTGTCCGGGCAACCAGCTAACATATCTAGCCTTTTCTCTCCACTCGCATAAAGATGCAACAACGACACGTCAACGGCCAATTGCGATTAATTGTACAATATTACACTCTTAGGCGCCAGGGTTCTCGGGTATATGATGTCGCCTGCCATGATTGGCATAGCGGTCTATAGATATACTGGGGTTTTCACACTTCCTCTACTCTTTCATGCCACACTACAATCGGCAAGCCATATTCCACATGAGTTGACCTTCCTGTTTTCATATTACAGAGTACTGCAGATAGATCAATGGCACACTGCAGTAGGCTTGCGTCATGGCGCGCTCAGCCGTAGCTGCAGCTTGCTATTCGCACCACACACATATGCATTGAACATGCGTGTCGCAATTGCTGGAAATTGCATAGTGTACACTCCAGCCAGCTGCCGGTGAGCTAGTGATACTCGACTGCTGGGCGGGGCAGCTTGCCGGTTGTGTGGTAGACTAAAGACGCCAATGATGATACGCTAGCTACCCACGTGGTATCCCGGTTCGCCCACTTGAGCGTCGTGGCCTGCTCCTCCCCTCCCAACCTGTTCTGAATTTGAATAACCGGCCACTTATCCCCACAAAATGAGGGCCATGGGGTCGTGCATCCAGGTGCATGGCGCTGGGCCTGCTCTAGGCTGTGTTGCGAACGCTCACGCTCACACAATGGCCCCCACGTCTCCCGTCTGCGTTCACTGTATATCGCAAGCTTCCCCCGGATCATCACTCTTCAGATCTCATGGACTGCCCGCACCGCTCCCGTTCTACTCGCACTCGTATTGCTCACCGTACGGTTCAGGTATCGGGCTGACTATCGGCAAATTTACATGATCCGACAACATCCGGCAACATGACTGTCCCCAAGGTTGGGGACATTCTGATGCTGTCCCAGAAAGCATTGAAGATTGGCCGGGCTTTCGCATCCTGTCATAAAAATGCCCCATCCGAGCTTCAGTCTGTCGAAACGGAGATCGGTGACTTGGCAAAAGCACTCAGGCTCCTGGCGGAGACACTGCACGCCGAATCCGAGAAAGAGCTGTTTCAGTGTGCTGACCAGAAGGTACAAGATGGCATAGGCGCAATATTGTTCTCCTGTCAACGCACGGTGGATGATCTTGACTCGCTTGTCGACCAGTATCAAGTCATTAAAAAGCACCGCACCGTCGGAGGCTTCGCCATTGAGCGATCATGGACTGACCTGGTCCTGTCAGAATATAGGACAATGATATGGACTACGGAGGGGGGGGATCTCCAAAACTTGAGGGATATGTTGAAAATGCATATAAACTCCATAACGGACCTGATGCAGGCACTCCAAAGGCTAGTGAACACAACCTTGTGACCTACATCTAACTGACTTCTTATAGCAAGTCTTCAACTCGTCTAAAAAGCGTAGTAACACCGACGGTAGAGCGAACCGATATCACATACCACGCAAATGCAACTCTTGATCGACAGATTGATCAAGTACATCGCATCGTGCAAGATCTTACCTTGACTCCTCAAGAcccacaaacaccaccaaTTCCTCCGAAGAATCCAGCACGATCACCAACAACCGAAACACCAAATCCGCGTGGTTCAAAATTCGCACCGTTCTCGTCGCCCCGGCACCCGAACAACAGGGTTTCACTACCTCGATTCCCTCAACATCCAATCTCGCCCAACCAACCCACTGTAGCTAGCTTAAATACTAGCCCACCATCTGAACCATCGCCCACGGAGACCATCTCCATGGCTAGAACCTCCGATTCCCTTCGAAGATGTGCATCTCGCACGTCAGACTTTAGCTTCGGTGGTTCCTCAATCCGGTACTCAAGCAGTAGTTATGCATCTTCAGAAGCCGGCACAAGCTCTGCAGGCTGGCAAAGTCCCGCGCAGTTTTCAAACGACTACTTCCTTAACCGAGACCATTCAACGTCAACAAAGAAGACAACACCCCTACCACGGACCCCGGAAGAAAGCGGAGCAGGCCCGATTGCTGATAACCGACATTCATCACTGCACTCGCTGCCGGTGATTGGGTTAGCAGCCCCATATGAGCTTCAAAGGACCTCGATAAATATATCCCAGGCCAAATTAAGTCCATTTCCTTCTTCACAGCCCGAGATTATGAAATTGCATCGCAGCGCAACAACAACGAGCCAAAAAACTACCTTTGAGAGGGAAGCGTTCCGCAACTCAGCCGTCCTATGTGATGTGTAAGACCCATGTCCTCAAACGTCGGAGATACCACCCCGGCTAACCAACCATATCCCCAGTCGCGGCAGACTAGTCGAGTACTCACACTGCATCAACCAAGACGATCCCCACGATGTCGAGATGCTACAAGCATCTGACGAATGCCGTATAGCCGTCATACGGAAACGCATCACAGATCCGGAGTCGCGCATAGTACGCGTAGTAACGTCAATATGGGCTTTCAGCGACGACAACCTCACGCGTGTCGAACTCCGCATGGAAGACGACCAAATGTACATTCCCTACTCGAGCTACTTCTCCCCCTCCAAAGTATCCATTACAATGCCTTGCGAGCTCAAATTCCACGACATCAAGCATGGCAACCGTCCCGTTCACGTCGCAAGAACAAGTTGGGTAAACTACATATTCGACACGCCGCAAGCGGCTGCCCTCTTCCAAAACGAAATCATGGGCCGCACGCTCCTAGCTACATTCCGCACGGAGCAGACTTTACGGTCACACACGTCGCTCGTGGGTAAGTCCTTTTCCTACGCTGAACAAATGTGTGGTATGGAGAACCTGCGTGTGTGGGAAGACAACGATAGCGGTGCTATTATCGCGTTAATACATTTTTCGGCGCATTTTCGACAGGGTTATCTGGCTTTTTATCTAAACGACGCGGCGCATCCTGTTAAGGTTAAAGATGATGGGGGCAGGGAGGTCAAGATCAAAGGGCTAAGAGTACCAATTGAGGGGGCTAGTAGGAAAGATAGTGTCATTGagggcaagggcaagggTAAGATGGGCGAGAGAGAAAGGGAAAAAGAAAAGGAGAAAGGCATTATCAGTGGGGCCAAGGTCGAATTTGCGACCGATGGAGAGAAGAGGGAGTTTTTGGACATGTGTAAGCATGTGCAGAGGAACATGATTGAGTTACCGGATTTGATGGGTGTCAACTGAGAGCATGGTTTAATCTTGGGATAAGAGGCGGATGGAATGGCATTACAGGTCTTGGGGGTTAAATGTATAATACCATTGTGATGACTATTTATGACTATGTTATGACAAGGGGCACATGGAAGGAATGCTCCTTACTTACCGTATGTTCTACAGCATATCGATGACCCACGGATAATTTATCTGCTAGTTACTATCTGCGCTGCCTTTACGCTACTTCTTTACTCTTGTACTAGCCTAGCCTTGTAGTTGCTTGGGCCTTATAGAGTAGATAGTCGATGGGTCTATCTACTCTTGTCTCCTTGTGCTGAGTCTTGCGTGTTCTACTACCAGGAGGGAGATGAAGCATAGAATATAGTGACAACTTGTCTTTTAGCGAACATAGGGGACATGTCTATGTGATAACTTAGGTAGATCTGTATCAGTTAATAGAAAGAGAGACATATAAACTTTATGCTACGCTCACTATAACCTAGGTTTTATAATATTCTAGGCAAAGTATAGAGAGTAAGAGAGCCTTATAGTAATAAAAACATGTGCGTATCAGTAGATATAGAGAAGCCGGTAGCGTAAGAGGATAGTAAGTAGATCTATATATAGGTAGAAGGATATAAAAAAACGATAAAACTCGTGCTTATGTAACAGAGCGCCTAGTATTACAATTCTAATTACTACAATTAAGGTAAAGAGAAGACTCGCCGGCATTTGCACCTAATAAAACAGAAGCAGTACTCATAGGTTTGACACGTACTTTGCTAGTATACATATAATTAAGCCTACACTTACATTTATCTCCGCCTTTACATGGAAAAAGACACAGCACTACCGCCACCACTAGATAGAATCCTAAAACACGTGCATGCATGAAACTCGAACCCTCGTCCCTAACAGGGCAAAAATAAGAACAATAGAATAGAACATACAACTAGTCGTCTTTCACTATTACCCCGAACACCCTTCCCAAGGAGATAACTCGAGTTAGCGGTGAGAGGGCTCAAACTACTATTCTAAACTGCACTTCCCATGGTGGCCAGCCCTGGCTCGTTAATCATCATCGCCTTTCGCAACTAAGCCAATGCCTTCTTATTACATTGTACGAATCCCTTAAAAGGTATGACATAGCGTCGTATGTTGGAATACTAAGGAATCAAGCGCCATGTATAGTAGATCAAAGTGAGTAAGAATAAGAGTTTAAAACGTGCGTAAAGGTAAGATAAGAGAGAAGTACGTTTGCGCGTTTTAGACAGACGCGCATTCTAAGGTCGGAAATGCTATAGTTCTGTTGATGGACTGTTAGGTATGTTGCCGTCTGTGCTGGGATGCGCCTGCGGGCCTGTATGTGCCTGATCTCATGGGCGAAATTCGCACACACTTATGTGGTGAGACTCGGCGATAGAGGGAGCAAGATCATAGAATATGAAAGAGAGGAAACGGACTTGTCAATTCATAAATATGAATGCCAGGACATATGAGCAAAGTGATATCTTCGAAGTGAAGAGTAGTATATTCCAAGTTTACGCGGATAGTAATGGCAGAGAGAATAGAGGAAGAAAGCAATCCCACATGCAACGAAGCCTGTAAGATAGACTTACATCTCCCACAACAAAAAGATGCAAAGAAAGCACAGGAATAGTATAACGAGCGGTCAGGTGCCAAATAGCGAAACAGTGAGAAGAAGAGACACCATTGGTACTCTCCTCACAAACATCTCCTGTCAACTTGCCACTAAAACTGCATCAATCTACAATTTAGTGCCACCATCACAAGCATGACGGCTCGCTCGAAAAACAACATcacatacacacacacacagGACGAAAAACAGCCACAGAGCAGTAAAAGCAAGACCCCTAAACACAGACACGACCCGATCCGATCCGACCCGCAGCACTGCAAAAGAGATGGAAATAAAAAGCACATCAGCCCCGCCCTaggcgaagaagaaaagCCAAAAAGGTGACAGACCCCATAAAAAGCAAACAGCATGGGAAAGAATGCCAACATCGAGAATGCCATTATGTAAAAAAGTCAGCTCACGATCTACTTCCCCCTCCTCCCACCACCATACCAGGTGCCAGGAATCGGGTGCGTAAGACGCGTCGCTGACACCACCATTATCGCAGATCCCCCCGAAAAGCGGTCGGTGGGATcaaaggagaagaagcaAGGGGAGCGGCAAGGACATCAAAGGGCATCTCTGCCAGGGTTGCGCTAACTAACTTAGCCAGTCCAGCGTCCGAATACCGTGCACCACACCAACACGAACGAACCCTTCACGACGACGCACGAGAACCCACAACGAGGGACGATCGTGTTTTCTTTTTGTTGCGAGCTTGCTGCGGTCGGCGGGACTACGCACGTACCAAGGCTGTATGTCACGAAAGGGGTGGGGAAAAGGAAAATTCCGCAGTGTGTTTGCGTAGGCGTCATACACGCATAGGATGAGAAAAGATGAGTCGGAATGTCAGCTTGAGAGAACATGACCCGATGGCAAGATGATTTCAAATAAACCTAATAGCATTCATAGCCATCTATATTACAATTCCATCTGCCTTAGGCGTGTGTAAAACCTAATGTAAAAGTCTTGTATTTTACTAAAAGCAATAGAAGCAAAGAAGCGCTCAAGCTAGACAAGAGCAACAAACAACGCCTCGATGCACACGCTCGTTTGCGCAAAACCCATGCCTGCACCTGCCTAGTCGGCTTGGATATTCCCTTCATATTGTTTGCTTTGCTCTGTTCCGCAGAGAAAGTGGTAGAATAGAAAAAGACAATAAAAATCGGTATGACGTGCAAATCCCGCATATTAGACATTCTTTCGCTGCTCGTAGAGACTGCCAGGCGTAGTAGGGTATGACTGGCCCGTTTATCCAAACTCCGTCGTCTCCAGGACTGGCTTCCCTGATGCCTGAAACTGAGGTCATGGTTTGCTGGATACAGCTATGCGTGATTGCTTGATCACGCTGTTCCGGAGGACAGGTCTTTGACACCAAGATAGAAAACTGTTAGAGCACGTAGAGAATAGCGTATAAATATGGCAAATGAGAAAGCAATTTCCGAAGTAGCCAGTAAGAGTCCAGTTTATCAACCTGATATCACTCAAACGCTACGTCGCCGCTTGGGCCTTGCGATGTGTCGTTGGTCGTTCGGTGTAGTGAGGAGGCCGACCGATGTGGGGTATAGCTGTGAAAATGTACATGGAAGGGGTATCGATCAAGTCCAGAACGCTTCATGAAAATGCCCACCGCTACTCTCGTCATCTCAAAGCGAAGGCCTCTTCACTCTAGGGTCATGCGACCGTTTCTAGTGGCCGCCGTTCTTTCTGAAGTTTAGCAACTGAGACAAGCTCGCCAAGCTGCACCCGCTCTTGAGGAAGTCGTGGCTAATCAGCTCACCTGCGCTGGCACGCGACTTGACATCGACGCAGAGACAGACGGACAAGAACGCCTTGAGTTCCTTGGACAGCTTATCGGGCTTCTTGAGACGCGGAGTTCCGTTGGTCGCAATGAGATACAGAGCCTTGAGCGGCTCCTCGTTCAGGTAGGGTGGTTCGGACTCGATCATCTCAATAGCCATGATACCCAAAGACCAGATATCAACCTTATTGCCATACTCTTTCTGCTTGACGACTTCTGGTGCCATCCAGTATGGGGTTCCGACCATCGTCGCACGCTTGCTGCGTTGCTCGGTAAGTTTGGCGCTGAAGCCAAAATCGGCTAGTGGAGGTCAGCAAACTGCAACTGAAAGAGGGTTATCGGTATACATACTGATCTTGACGTTACCACGGCCGTCGAGCAAGACATTGTCACTCTTAATGTCTCGGTGGATGATGTTCAGATTATGCAGGTACTCTAGTCCCTTGCATGTCTACTTGGAGTTAGCACGAAATCGTCATTGCGTAGGCTTGTAGACTTACCTCGAAGCAGATGGTGGCAATTTGGTCTTCAGTGATGGAAGGGTTGTTGTCAATAATATCAGTCAAAGCACCTCCCTCCATGAACTCCATGACTACCCAGAGTTCGGACTGTTCTTCTTGCAAAAAGGCGTCCAAGAAGTTGACGATGTTGGGGTGTTTGCTGTCCTTCATGACGATAATCTCGTTCACAATCAACTCCTTTCGTGGCTGGTTGCGGAGATCCATCTGCTTGATGGCAACTTGAGCACGGGGTCCATTCTCCTGCATGACCCTCCTTGCCATGGGCGAAGTCGCGCCCTCACGGATACGAGCAACATACACGGAACCACTGGCACCTTGACCAATCTTCTTCTGTTTATTGTACGAGTCCAGCGGCTTCTCCTTTGAAACAACTTCACGCAGTTTGGCCATGACCTCACTCTCTGACATGCTCGACATGCGTACATCCTTGCGTGGCGTCTCCTCTTTGGGCTTGGCCGTAAGTGCCTGTTCGGCCTTTTTGACGGCATCGCTGACGGGGGCGCCACTGGGCTTGGCCACGTTCAATGGTTTAGGTGCGGCAGAGCCTTGGTATTGTTTTTGTTGTTGCGGCTGGCCGTTGGCAGCGCGGGGTACGTTGTTACTCGATCCCTTGTAGCTTTGGTTAGGCACGATCGGTGGCCGCTGTTGGGTAGTAGGTACCTTTGTAGGAGAACTGCTGTAACCGCCATTCTGTTGAGGAGCAGGAGGAGCAGGACGCTGCGCGGCCATTTGACGCAGAGAACCCGGAGGTTGCTGGCCCTGCTGTTGGGTTCGCTGCGCACCTGGGGTCGAGGGAGCTGGACGACTTGGGTTATATCGCTGGCCGGACGGGCTCGAGTCTCGCGAGTCGAAGCCACCACCAATCTCCTGTTGTGCCAGGGGAAGTTTCTTCTGCGGTAGCGAAGCATTGTACTCGGCTAGTTCTTCGCGTTGTTGACGCTCATACTCCTGTCTCTGCCTCTCACGCTCACGTTCTCGCTGTACCCTTGCCTGCTCGTCTTGCCGCCTCCTCTCGTTCTCGTAACGCTCCTGTTGCTGCGAGGCTGAGTTTTGCTGACTGGAGTATCCTGGGCTTtggctctggctctggcCCTGACCCTGACCCTGACTATAGCTGTCTTTGCGCTGGTAGTTGCCAGGGGGTGCGGGACGTGGGGGTGCAACAGAATTGCCACCACCTTGGTAACCCAGCTGTTTCTCCACGCCAGAGTTAGCTGGCGGGGTTGGAGGGTATTGCTGGTCATCTCGCTTGACGAGCTTCTCAGTATAAAACTCCAGAACCTCGAGAACGGCCTTGGGGTTCTTCGCGTAGTCATCTTTAGTGAGGGCAGATGCAGTGAGCAACTTCTCCCATTCGACCGGCAGACCAACAAAGGCTCCGCTGTTAGGGTCGAAGCCTACGTGCACTCTATGTGTGAAGTTTGTAGGGTTGCTGACGCCGCCCATGCTGGGACATCGCTGGTAGATGCTGTCTATCCACGAGTAGACCTCATCGTCGGTCTCGACTCTGCATGTGATGATCTTGGTGGGACCATCTCGGGGCGGCGACGAGCCTTTGCTGGTGTTGAGGGCGCGGGTGATCTCGAAGGAGAGCGGCTGCGTGTCGGATCGCTCGACGCCAAGGATGTCGCGCAGCTGAATAGTGTTGGATACCTTTGAGGCATTGGGGCTCTTGAAGAAGTTCAGCTCAAATTCGCGCAGGACCAGCCACCGGTCAGCCCAGACGAAAGACTTGAAGAGGCCCTCGTCTTTG from Pyrenophora tritici-repentis strain M4 chromosome 1, whole genome shotgun sequence encodes the following:
- a CDS encoding DUF2015 domain containing protein gives rise to the protein MQYMLYYLSFLALVVGTTAYFTRHHWLHLVPIPEPIYTRLPSSFREDIEAGLSSSAFDLSGNVEEGDSRQGLDDAGKKEVMRIMKRRGVDFDEARRIFMQDRFKKNNIGADGVPRDPKFVSFS
- a CDS encoding RNA-binding protein (RRM domain), giving the protein MSAPSARHWEQNKEATVYVGNLHERVTPRILHELMLNTGRVRNVNMPVDRVNGQHQGFGFVEFHTEEEADYAPKIMNNVALYGSRIRVNKASADKQKNVEIGAELFIGNLDHGVDERTLYDTFGQFGPLVNAPKIARDEVTSESKGYGFISYGDFESSDAAIANMHNQYIMSKQITVQYAYKKDGKGERHGDEAERLLAKQAKAHGVAPAVQPLPAHLFQLPPGVAPSGPAMGGDGRGVPGAPSGPGGGYGLPGPPPGAPPSFNPNGAPGYGRPPPAAPMHASLPQAPAGLPARPPNGAHNNFYPPPPGPGFGGPPGYGPPPGYPPAPR
- a CDS encoding FAP domain containing protein, giving the protein MTVPKVGDILMLSQKALKIGRAFASCHKNAPSELQSVETEIGDLAKALRLLAETLHAESEKELFQCADQKVQDGIGAILFSCQRTVDDLDSLVDQYQVIKKHRTVGGFAIERSWTDLVLKSSTRLKSVVTPTVERTDITYHANATLDRQIDQVHRIVQDLTLTPQDPQTPPIPPKNPARSPTTETPNPRGSKFAPFSSPRHPNNRVSLPRFPQHPISPNQPTVASLNTSPPSEPSPTETISMARTSDSLRRCASRTSDFSFGGSSIRYSSSSYASSEAGTSSAGWQSPAQFSNDYFLNRDHSTSTKKTTPLPRTPEESGAGPIADNRHSSLHSLPVIGLAAPYELQRTSINISQAKLSPFPSSQPEIMKLHRSATTTSQKTTFEREAFRNSAVLCDV